Proteins from one Niallia circulans genomic window:
- a CDS encoding GAF domain-containing protein → MFNVETYNGNREKQYELVVKQLKALLEGESNTIANLSNAAALLNQFLDRVNWVGFYLTEGTELVLGPFQGLPACVRIPFGRGVCGTSAKNLETVLVEDVHQFPGHIACDAASQSEIVVPLVKEDGTLLGVLDIDSPEKARFDETDRKYLEIFVSTLMEYVK, encoded by the coding sequence TTGTTTAACGTCGAAACTTACAACGGCAATCGGGAAAAGCAATATGAATTAGTGGTAAAACAACTTAAGGCTCTTCTTGAAGGCGAATCAAATACAATAGCTAACTTATCAAATGCAGCGGCTCTTTTAAATCAATTTTTGGACCGCGTGAATTGGGTAGGTTTTTATTTGACAGAAGGAACTGAGCTAGTTCTTGGGCCGTTCCAAGGTTTGCCAGCATGTGTACGCATTCCTTTCGGAAGAGGCGTTTGCGGTACATCTGCCAAAAACTTAGAAACAGTATTAGTCGAGGATGTTCATCAATTCCCAGGACATATCGCATGTGATGCAGCCTCACAATCAGAAATAGTTGTGCCATTAGTGAAGGAAGACGGCACATTACTTGGTGTTCTTGATATTGATTCACCTGAAAAGGCCCGCTTTGATGAAACAGATAGGAAATACTTAGAAATTTTCGTCTCCACATTGATGGAATATGTAAAATAA
- the refZ gene encoding forespore capture DNA-binding protein RefZ, translating into MKKNSKEAIVESAITLFNRNGYYGTSIRDIAGHAKVNIANISYYFNGKHGLLEHCFTTYFENYMEVLEAASRRDFKSITDKLKHVVREIIEFQWQNLQLTRFVLREVSIDSQVVREIMSTYYVKERYYLISILEEGIEKKEFAKQSVQYSMIQLKSFLTMPFLNASYIQEVLHIYLNEAYFIKKYLMEINRWIDEVLCRSYSLTVSS; encoded by the coding sequence ATGAAAAAAAATTCAAAGGAAGCAATTGTCGAATCTGCAATTACGTTATTTAACAGGAATGGTTATTATGGGACCTCCATAAGGGATATTGCCGGACATGCGAAAGTTAATATAGCGAATATCTCTTATTATTTTAATGGCAAGCATGGTTTGCTGGAGCATTGCTTTACTACTTATTTCGAGAATTACATGGAGGTATTAGAGGCAGCTAGCCGCCGTGATTTTAAAAGCATAACTGATAAACTGAAGCATGTTGTTCGAGAAATTATTGAATTTCAATGGCAAAACCTACAACTGACAAGATTTGTGCTTCGAGAAGTTTCCATTGATTCCCAAGTCGTCAGAGAAATTATGTCTACTTACTATGTAAAGGAGCGATATTATCTTATAAGCATATTGGAAGAAGGCATAGAAAAGAAGGAATTTGCCAAACAATCTGTCCAGTACAGCATGATTCAATTAAAAAGTTTTCTTACTATGCCTTTTCTTAATGCTTCTTATATCCAAGAAGTGCTCCATATATATTTAAATGAAGCATACTTTATTAAAAAATATTTAATGGAAATAAATAGATGGATTGATGAAGTGCTTTGCCGTTCATACAGCTTAACGGTTTCCAGCTAG
- the hisJ gene encoding histidinol-phosphatase HisJ, which produces MYKRDGHIHTPFCPHGTNDGLKEYIKRAIDLGFEEITFTEHAPLPLGFEDTAPTKDSSMTTEQLLTYFDEVQTVKDLFQRELKINLGLEIDYIEGYEDGTKEFLQKWGHLLNDSVLSVHFLKNPLEKYDCLDYSSDLFGEMISLYGNVDRIYECYFQTVSKSISADLGPYKPTRIGHMTLVHKFQKQYPPIQDFSNKILELLHQVKSAGYELDYNAAGLYKPLCEETYPPQWAVKKALSLQIPLVYGSDAHQAKDMGQGLHLLAGNR; this is translated from the coding sequence ATGTATAAAAGAGATGGTCATATACATACTCCATTTTGTCCGCATGGGACAAATGATGGATTAAAGGAGTATATAAAAAGGGCAATAGACTTAGGATTTGAGGAAATAACCTTCACAGAGCATGCACCATTACCACTTGGATTTGAAGATACTGCTCCTACAAAGGACAGCAGTATGACTACAGAGCAGCTGCTAACCTATTTTGATGAAGTCCAAACTGTAAAGGATCTTTTTCAACGCGAACTGAAAATCAATCTCGGCCTTGAGATCGATTATATTGAGGGTTATGAGGATGGAACTAAAGAGTTTTTACAAAAGTGGGGACATCTCTTGAATGATAGTGTTTTAAGTGTGCATTTTTTAAAAAACCCTTTAGAAAAGTATGATTGTCTTGACTATAGCTCCGATTTATTCGGCGAAATGATCAGTCTCTATGGCAATGTTGACCGCATTTATGAATGCTATTTTCAAACAGTTTCAAAATCAATTTCTGCCGATTTAGGACCATACAAACCGACAAGAATTGGCCATATGACACTTGTTCATAAGTTTCAAAAACAATACCCGCCCATTCAGGATTTTTCTAATAAAATCCTAGAGTTACTTCACCAAGTCAAAAGTGCTGGGTATGAGTTGGATTATAATGCAGCTGGGTTATATAAACCTTTATGCGAGGAGACATATCCACCCCAGTGGGCTGTGAAAAAAGCATTGAGCTTGCAAATTCCACTTGTATATGGTTCAGATGCCCATCAAGCGAAGGATATGGGGCAAGGGCTGCATCTACTAGCTGGAAACCGTTAA
- the ezrA gene encoding septation ring formation regulator EzrA: protein MNYIIGVVGILICLFAAGYFIRRKYYGIVDELESWKIDIMNRPVLSELSKVKKLNMIGQTEELFEKWRADWDGIVADQLPELEELLFDTEESIDKYKFRKAKELQKGIRIKLESMERSIETMLEELNNLIGSEEKNRTEIDALKESYRESKKTLLAHRHTFGDTESKIEEMLQETAVKLKEYEEKTDNGDYLEAREIIHAIEKLTEDIRYLIENIPPLLIECQAKLPEQLNNLKEGYADMLEQGFILEHIQLEAEVAEIEEELEQSKELLNDGKLEQVQAVIAEIQEKLDLLYDLLEKEVMARNYWNKNLDPAKAILDDIKAGNARLQEEVSLLQRSYNLNDEDLELQFKLDKRLKLLYKQYEVLEHKLLTESAAHTILSEELKSLKQQLESASKEQEELFDKLHALRKDEVIAQEKMTELSKQMANAMRMVANSNLPGVTSEYNELAQETQEAIAKLKDVLQEAPLDMPTVQHLADHAEQVTIALVNGTEELVETVLLAEKVIQYGNRYRRKYPQVENSLGEAEMLFRKYRYKEALEHAAAAVEEIEPGSIQRMEAWVTDLREKELK from the coding sequence ATGAATTACATAATCGGAGTAGTAGGTATTTTGATCTGCCTATTTGCAGCAGGATATTTTATTAGAAGAAAATATTACGGGATTGTAGATGAGCTTGAAAGCTGGAAAATCGATATTATGAATCGGCCGGTCTTGTCTGAGCTTTCTAAGGTAAAAAAGCTTAATATGATAGGGCAAACGGAAGAGCTTTTTGAAAAATGGCGCGCTGATTGGGATGGAATTGTCGCAGACCAGCTGCCTGAACTAGAAGAGCTTTTGTTTGATACGGAAGAATCTATAGATAAATATAAGTTTAGAAAAGCAAAGGAACTGCAAAAAGGCATTCGTATTAAATTGGAATCAATGGAACGCAGCATTGAGACAATGCTTGAGGAGCTTAATAATTTAATCGGCAGTGAGGAAAAAAACAGAACTGAAATTGATGCTTTGAAAGAATCTTACCGGGAGAGCAAAAAAACATTGCTCGCACACAGACACACATTTGGAGATACAGAAAGCAAAATTGAAGAGATGCTGCAGGAAACTGCTGTTAAGTTAAAAGAATACGAGGAAAAAACAGATAATGGTGATTATTTGGAAGCTCGCGAGATTATTCATGCGATTGAAAAGCTTACAGAAGATATTCGCTACTTAATTGAAAATATTCCTCCATTATTGATTGAGTGTCAAGCAAAGCTTCCAGAACAGCTTAACAATTTGAAGGAAGGCTATGCAGATATGCTCGAACAAGGCTTTATTCTCGAACATATTCAGCTTGAAGCAGAAGTGGCGGAAATTGAAGAAGAGTTAGAACAAAGCAAGGAGTTGCTTAATGATGGCAAGCTAGAGCAGGTTCAGGCTGTCATAGCAGAAATACAGGAGAAATTAGATCTTTTATATGACTTGCTTGAAAAAGAAGTGATGGCAAGGAACTACTGGAATAAGAATTTAGATCCAGCAAAAGCAATTCTGGATGACATTAAGGCTGGCAATGCTCGTCTTCAAGAGGAGGTTTCTTTGCTGCAACGAAGCTATAATTTGAATGATGAGGATCTTGAGCTGCAATTTAAGCTCGATAAACGTTTGAAGCTGTTATATAAACAATATGAAGTGCTTGAGCATAAGCTTTTAACAGAGTCTGCTGCACATACTATTTTGAGTGAAGAACTAAAAAGTCTCAAACAACAGCTGGAGAGTGCATCAAAGGAACAGGAAGAGCTGTTTGATAAGCTCCATGCTTTACGAAAAGATGAAGTTATTGCACAAGAAAAAATGACTGAGCTCTCCAAACAAATGGCCAATGCGATGAGGATGGTGGCTAACAGTAACTTGCCAGGTGTTACATCTGAATATAACGAACTGGCACAAGAGACACAGGAAGCAATCGCCAAGTTAAAAGACGTGCTGCAGGAAGCACCGCTAGACATGCCGACAGTTCAGCATTTGGCTGATCATGCAGAGCAAGTAACAATAGCGCTGGTGAATGGCACAGAGGAACTGGTTGAAACAGTGCTACTGGCAGAGAAGGTTATTCAATACGGAAACAGATACCGTCGTAAATACCCACAGGTGGAAAATTCACTTGGAGAAGCAGAAATGCTATTCCGTAAGTACAGATATAAAGAAGCATTAGAGCATGCGGCAGCAGCTGTTGAAGAAATCGAACCTGGCAGCATCCAAAGGATGGAAGCATGGGTTACTGATTTGCGAGAAAAGGAATTGAAGTGA
- a CDS encoding cysteine desulfurase family protein, with amino-acid sequence MIYLDNSATTKPFPEVIESYTAVAANYFGNPSSIHRMGMEAEKLLMQARAQIAAILEVKPSEIYFTSGGTEGNNMALKGVSSFYKTRGKHIITTRIEHDSIKRVMEQLEQDGFTITYLPVDEQGFVAVDDIKKHIQNDTILVSIMHVNNETGAIQDIAAVGELLQQYPKILFHVDGVQAIGKTPLSFKNLHIDLYTMSAHKFHGLKGNGILYAKEGLLLSPLLAGGGQERNMRSGTENVAGAVSTAKALRMQMENYKMHYSKMQELNTFIRKQLESMDETIVHSPLHSVPQIINFSAEGIKAEVLIHALEEKGIFISTTSACSSKTNTVSKTLLAMGVPEHIAESSFRISLAYENNKQELEEAMAVLKETIHWLRGVMNK; translated from the coding sequence ATGATATATTTAGATAATAGTGCTACAACGAAGCCGTTTCCAGAAGTGATTGAATCATATACAGCAGTTGCAGCAAACTACTTTGGTAATCCCTCTTCCATCCATCGGATGGGGATGGAAGCAGAAAAGCTTTTAATGCAAGCGAGGGCACAAATTGCCGCAATCTTAGAGGTTAAACCTAGCGAAATATACTTCACTTCTGGCGGGACAGAAGGAAACAATATGGCTTTAAAAGGAGTTTCAAGCTTTTATAAGACGAGAGGAAAACATATCATCACGACAAGAATTGAGCATGATTCCATAAAACGGGTGATGGAGCAGCTTGAGCAAGATGGTTTCACTATTACCTATCTTCCAGTTGATGAACAAGGCTTCGTAGCTGTCGATGATATAAAAAAACATATACAAAATGATACTATCTTAGTATCGATTATGCATGTCAATAATGAAACGGGAGCAATCCAGGACATTGCTGCAGTTGGTGAGCTATTACAACAATATCCAAAGATTCTTTTTCATGTGGACGGTGTCCAAGCTATTGGGAAAACACCTCTTTCATTTAAGAATCTTCATATAGATTTATATACAATGTCTGCCCATAAATTTCATGGCTTAAAGGGTAATGGTATTTTGTATGCAAAAGAAGGTCTGCTACTGTCCCCTTTGCTTGCTGGCGGAGGACAAGAGCGTAATATGCGCAGCGGGACTGAAAATGTGGCAGGGGCCGTGTCTACAGCTAAAGCTTTAAGAATGCAGATGGAAAACTACAAAATGCATTATAGTAAAATGCAGGAGCTTAATACGTTTATCCGTAAACAATTGGAAAGCATGGACGAAACAATAGTCCATTCTCCGCTTCACAGTGTACCGCAGATTATTAATTTTTCGGCAGAAGGGATTAAGGCTGAGGTACTTATTCATGCACTTGAAGAAAAAGGTATCTTTATTTCGACAACAAGCGCGTGTTCATCAAAGACAAACACAGTAAGTAAAACATTATTGGCAATGGGTGTGCCTGAACATATTGCAGAAAGCTCTTTTCGAATTAGTTTAGCTTATGAGAATAATAAACAAGAGCTGGAAGAAGCGATGGCTGTATTAAAGGAAACTATCCATTGGCTAAGAGGAGTTATGAATAAATGA
- the thiI gene encoding tRNA uracil 4-sulfurtransferase ThiI: MKYDRILIRYGELSTKGKNRKKFVDKLRNSIAEALSSFSGIKIDGQRDRMYVVLNGNEAGAVVDSLKNIFGIQSFSPAIKVERDLEVLKDAALELVTSIYKDGNTFKVSARRSDKTFSLDTNELNHFFGSHILKNVPGIKVDVKNPDITLQVEVRSEAVYLSSENFAGAGGLPTGASGKAVLMLSGGLDSPVAGYLSMKRGLELEGVHFFSPPFTSERAKQKVVDIGNVLASMNGRFVLHIVPFTEIQQLIHKQIPENYTMTATRRLMLRITDEIRRRQEALAIITGESLGQVASQTLESMYAINAVTSTPIIRPLVTSDKGDIVDIAKQIGTYDISIRPYEDCCTVFVPASPKTKPKKEKVEFYESFVDFEPMIKEAVDKVETIILTGKQENNSLTDSLF, encoded by the coding sequence ATGAAATATGATCGTATATTAATACGTTATGGTGAGCTTTCTACTAAAGGAAAAAATAGAAAGAAATTCGTTGATAAATTAAGAAACTCTATTGCAGAGGCATTAAGCAGCTTTTCAGGAATTAAAATAGACGGACAGCGGGATCGTATGTATGTCGTTCTTAATGGGAATGAAGCAGGTGCTGTCGTTGATTCTTTGAAAAACATATTTGGAATACAGTCCTTTAGTCCTGCTATTAAGGTGGAAAGAGATTTAGAAGTGCTGAAAGATGCAGCATTAGAGCTTGTCACTTCTATCTATAAGGATGGAAATACGTTTAAAGTGAGTGCGCGCAGATCGGACAAAACCTTTTCGCTTGATACAAATGAACTGAATCACTTTTTTGGTTCTCATATTCTTAAGAATGTCCCAGGTATTAAGGTGGATGTCAAAAATCCAGATATTACACTGCAGGTTGAAGTAAGAAGTGAAGCTGTTTATCTATCGAGCGAAAACTTTGCTGGTGCAGGCGGATTACCGACAGGGGCTAGCGGAAAAGCGGTACTTATGCTGTCAGGCGGGCTAGACAGTCCTGTTGCAGGTTACTTGTCCATGAAGAGGGGGCTTGAATTGGAGGGAGTTCACTTCTTTAGTCCTCCGTTTACTAGTGAAAGAGCGAAGCAAAAGGTAGTCGACATCGGTAATGTTCTTGCTTCTATGAATGGACGGTTTGTTCTTCACATCGTGCCGTTTACAGAAATTCAGCAGTTAATTCATAAGCAAATTCCAGAAAACTATACGATGACTGCAACAAGAAGATTGATGCTGCGCATAACTGATGAGATAAGAAGAAGACAAGAAGCATTAGCAATCATTACAGGGGAAAGCCTTGGTCAGGTTGCAAGCCAGACTCTTGAAAGCATGTACGCAATTAATGCTGTCACGAGCACACCTATTATTCGCCCATTAGTTACATCTGACAAAGGCGATATTGTAGATATTGCGAAGCAAATTGGAACATATGATATTTCTATTAGACCGTATGAAGATTGCTGTACAGTATTTGTGCCTGCTTCTCCAAAAACAAAACCGAAGAAAGAAAAGGTGGAGTTTTACGAGAGCTTTGTTGATTTTGAGCCAATGATTAAAGAGGCTGTCGACAAAGTAGAAACAATCATATTAACTGGTAAACAAGAAAATAACAGCTTAACGGACAGTTTATTTTAA
- a CDS encoding alpha/beta-type small acid-soluble spore protein, with translation MANNNSSNNLVVPGAEQALEQMKYEIASEFGVNLGAETTARANGSVGGEITKRLVQMAEQQFGGYQK, from the coding sequence ATGGCAAACAACAACAGCAGCAACAACTTAGTAGTACCAGGAGCTGAACAAGCTCTTGAACAAATGAAATACGAAATCGCTTCAGAATTTGGCGTTAACTTAGGTGCAGAAACAACTGCTCGCGCTAACGGTTCTGTTGGTGGTGAAATCACAAAACGTCTAGTTCAAATGGCTGAACAGCAATTTGGCGGATACCAAAAATAA